The following proteins come from a genomic window of Sorex araneus isolate mSorAra2 chromosome 1, mSorAra2.pri, whole genome shotgun sequence:
- the CDX2 gene encoding homeobox protein CDX-2, translating into MYVSYLLDKDVSMYPSSVRHSGGLNLAPQNFVSPPQYPDYGGYHVAAAAAAAANLDSAQSPGPSWPAAYGTPLREDWNGYAPGGAAAAANAVAHGLNGGSPATAMGYSSPADYHPHHHAHHHPHHHPHHPAAAPSCASGLLQTLNPVPPGPPAPAAAEQLSPSGQRRNLCEWMRKPAQPSLGSQVKTRTKDKYRVVYTDHQRLELEKEFHYSRYITIRRKAELAATLGLSERQVKIWFQNRRAKERKINKKKLQQQQQQQQPPPPSAPPQPPPGPLRSVPEPLSPVSSLQGSVPGPVPGVLGPAAGVLNPTVTQ; encoded by the exons ATGTACGTGAGCTACCTCCTGGACAAGGACGTGAGCATGTACCCCAGCTCGGTGCGCCACTCGGGCGGCCTCAACCTGGCGCCGCAGAACTTCGTGAGCCCCCCGCAGTACCCGGACTACGGCGGCTACCAtgtggcggcggcggccgcggcggccgcgAACTTGGACAGCGCGCAGTCACCCGGGCCGTCGTGGCCCGCTGCCTACGGCACCCCGCTCCGCGAGGACTGGAACGGCTACGCGCCGGGgggcgccgcggccgccgccaaCGCCGTGGCGCACGGGCTCAACGGAGGCTCCCCGGCCACCGCCATGGGCTACAGCAGCCCCGCCGACTACCACCCGCACCACCACGCGCACCACCATCCGCACCACCACCCGCACCACCCGGCCGCCGCGCCTTCCTGTGCCTCGGGGCTGCTGCAGACGCTCAACCCCGTTCCtcccgggccccccgcccccgccgccgccgaaCAGCTGTCCCCGAGCGGCCAGCGGCGGAACCTGTGCGAGTGGATGAGGAAGCCCGCGCAGCCGTCGCTCGGAAGCCAAG TGAAAACCCGGACAAAAGACAAATACCGAGTGGTGTACACGGACCACCAGCGGCTGGAGCTGGAGAAGGAGTTTCACTACAGCCGCTACATCACCATCCGCAGGAAAGCCGAGCTGGCTGCCACACTGGGACTCTCCGAGAGACAG GTGAAAATCTGGTTCCAGAATCGTCGTGccaaggaaaggaaaatcaaCAAGAAGAAgttgcagcagcagcaacagcagcagcagccaccaccCCCCTCtgcaccaccccagcccccaccaggcccCTTGAGAAGCGTCCCGGAGCCTCTGAGTCCTGTGTCTTCCCTCCAAGGCTCTGTACCTGGTCCTGTCCCCGGGGTCCTGGGTCCAGCCGCAGGGGTATTGAACCCCACAGTCACCCAGTGA